The nucleotide window TAATAAGTTTGGATCGGGTTAGATCTCGCTTTTTAGATCCACCACAAGCCTAATTCGGCCCATTCTGCGAACCAACGCGTAACTGGGTTGTAAATATTCATAACAAAGCTGCTTTCTCCTTAAATTAGTTTTAGAAACAAACCTGTTAGCATCTGGTTCAACCGGGAATTGGTAACCGGTTAGCCATCTGGCCTTCTCGTATTTGAGTCTCTTTTATACAAGGCTTACATATGTACTTAGAAAGATATTTTTGGAGAAATCTGAGTGAATTGATGAGCTGATGAAACTGAGTGAGATTCACATGAGAATTGGCATTTAATCTTTTGATTATTTCAACCAACCAGAAACAAGATTTTTAACACATATAGTAGATAGATCCAAACTGAATTAAGTGAAAACTGCATATGACAATGCACAGAAACTCTATTGACGTTGGATTTGATCTCACAACACTTATTGCATATGTAGCCCCCAGGCCACAGAGATATTTTTACAGAactttattttcataataacaGCAATAATGGATTTGGAGTAAGTTAGTTGAAACAGGTAGACTtcaatggagagagagagagagagacatggACTCACTGCTCTCACTGATCACAAGGATGAGGTCAAACTCCTTTACTCTCTCTGAAACGTTGTCATAATATCTTTGACAAAACCGTGAACTTGTCAATACGTATTCATATTAACCAACACAAGAAGACGTTACTTGTGTTCCTTGTGATTCCAAAACAATAAACCTCGTTTCTGGTTTTGAGTCCCACTTCACTACAGGCTCCTCGTTTGGCTACGCACAATAATACATGATACTCACATCTAGTAAATAAAAACACGTGATGCATGTAAAGACATTCAAACCAACAATCCTTCTATAGTCCGGAATTTAAGGGAAACAAACAAATACAAACATATCAAATAGTTCAGTTGGTAACTGAAAGTGATGGATTGTTCCATTATAATGATACTAGATGAaccaattaatttttaaatataattattattagacAAATATACGCTTGGGGATccgaaaattaaataaaaaatttatctgATATGTTTAAATATTAGTTGGGTGACATTTGTCTGCTTTTTATGTACTATAAAGAAACCCGAAATAAAGagaaagtaacaaaaaaaaaagcaaatggtggaagtcaaaagaaaaaagaaaagaaaagcaaaGCATTGAGTGTCCTTTATAAGtttgttaaaaatatgaaaaatatgtcAAAGTTAATAAAGAGTAGGTATTTCAACAAATGATGATGCAAAACCATTATTTGCTTCGATGATTGGGGAGAAAATTAAGTAGATCCACATGCTGATTTATCTTCGACAGTTTTGTTTACGTTGGAAGTTTGGTGTGTTTTGTTTCTCCGGGATTTCATGTATTAAAGACAAGCTGTTGTATATTTGGAAATTATGGACTTTTGGCATATAGTTTACACAAATTCGGAGCCAGCTATTGATAATACGTTAGATGGACTTACACAAATTTGAAACCAGCTATCGGAAAAACTGTTTGTTAACGCGTTAATTCCTAATTAGAGTAAGACAACAGAGTATTATCTATCCAGTGGAAAATAACCAAATCTGTACGTAATTAATTGATGTTAAAAAGGTTGAATAGACGGATGTGAACGATGTTATTGAAATGCGAAGGTCATGATCTAAACACaacaaaaaatctgaaagattaTTAGTTATACGTGATCACAATGCTTTTTAGCACCGACGAGAGCCTATGAAAAACGTTTTAGAACTGAACATAACTTTGTATTCTTTGTAGTCTCGCTAGTTTGCTACCATTTAAAAACAGATATTGTCAAAATCaactaaattatattataaattttgaacTTAAAACTAATTTACAAGTATAAATGTAATGTCGGCTGTCGGCTCCCCTATCACGGATTCAGTAATGCAAGTACTCAAACAAATTAATCTCACGAGCCAAGTTATAAATGTAATGTCGGCTCCCGAAAACTcccaacaaaataaaaacaaacacgTAAAAAGTTCATATAAACAATGTTCTCAGCAGCCAAAGCGCCAAGTGTGTTACCCTCATTACGCATCTGTCCCATTGTAATATAGGCAGCTCGTGACTCTCTCCTTTTCTCCATCTCCTTTTATTTTCATAGTATTTTAAACCAAAATGTTCTAAACAAAATTGGGTGGCACATAGAGTCCACCTCATCTTTCTACACGCCTACATCCAAAGGACATATAACTCAGCACATGTATTGAAACACCATCGCTGTCTCCATCttcttttattatgttttctttCATCATATTATTCAAATCTATATAACGACCTCTTATAATATACACATGATAAATCCATATGATATCATAACCCCTTCatttatagataaaataaatattcaatcAGCCAATCCAACCAACCACCTATAATAATCATCATAAATAGCGTCAACAAACATTCactaaatatcttaaatattattCGTGCCGCCACAAACAaatcagtaacaagtctttacTGTTACTGAAAAGGCTTAGGAAAACATATAACAATAGTAGAAAATTAACATTCCTCTATTCAAATCTCGGCGATAAGATAATATTCATATTTaatacttgaaaaaaaaaagcatgatAGATCCAGACCGGACCCGGTTTTAATCCGCGATAGCCCAGTTCATGTCGTTCTCAAATATCCAGTGACAAACCTCGATCAGACCCGGTTTCGACCCGAGAGCTAAGAAAGCTCCATGCTTCGGACCCCACGATGACGTGTCCATGTGACAGATGGCGATCCCGTGGTTGATCTTGGTCTTACTCTTCAAGTCTAGAAGATCCGCTTCGTAGACCCGAACCTTAGGAACGGAGTGGCAGTAATACATTAGATACGGGTACAAACTCTGGTGACACGACACAGCTTTCGTCACTTTCCCGCCGTTGATCCCGTTGACTTTCCCGATCATCACCTTCTGCTTCGACCCCGCCACATTCTCCGTCGTCCGCAGCACCACGCTCCGACCAAGCACCGAAGTAGCGAAATCAATCATATCCTCCGCGGAACCAACGCACCGCTTCGTCTCTCCAACACTCGGCGACCTCTCGCATTCCGTCACCGCGTCGGAGATGATCTTCTCCATCGTGGAGTTCTCTCCGGCGTGGAAGATCTTGTTGATCTCGGCGAGCTTGGAGGTGGAGAAGGGGAGCTTCGAGATGATGCTCCGGGGCAAAAACGACCTTTTAGGCATTTTATCCTTAATGTCAGGCATGGGAATCACTGTGCCTTCTTTAAGCGACGCTTCTCTGAAGAATTTGCCCGGTTCGATCCACTTATTCACGGTTTTGCCATCGCCGAGGGTTGCTGACGTGGAGGAGACGTTGTACTTCGCGAAACCGACGCCGTTTTTGGCGTAGTCTTTGAAGGTAGAGTTGGGCGTGTACGTTTTGAAGCTGATCTTGTGTCCTTCGGCTCCTTTCCCATAACCGGTGAATGTCTCCGAACCGGGATTGAATGACTGACCGTAATTATTGAATTTAGCCGTACCGGAGTTTGAGTCTTTAGCGTAGGAGGAGAAGGAATCGTCTCCGACGTTGGATTTGTCTCTGTAGTTCGCGAACGTGTCGGAGGCGGCGTTACCGGAGGCGCCATAGTTCTTGAAGTTGTTCTGCGGGACGTTCCCGTCGCTGCCGTAGCTCGTGAAGGAGTCGTTGGCGGCGTTTCCTTTCTCGCCGTAGTTCGAGAAGCCGGAGCCGATTACGTTGGCGGAGACGCCGTAGGATGCGAACTCGTTCGGCACTCCGTTCCCGTTCTTGCCGTAGCTCGTGAACGACTGGCCGTCCCCGGCGTTGGCCTCGTGAGTGTAGGTTTTGAACGACTGAGCCTTTCCGTTGCCGCCGTCGGAGTACGCCGTGAATCGGCTCGTCGGGTTGTTGACGCCGTTTTGGTAGTTGGTGAATTCTCCGGTGCCGCCGGTTCCGAAGGTTCCGTAGGAGTTGAAGTTTTCCTCCACGACGTTGCTGCTGTCGCCGTAGACGGTGAACTTATCGTCGTGACCGGCGGCGTTGCGGCTGTATCTCCGGAACGAATCGGTGACGACGTTGCCGTCTTTGGAATAGGTTTTGAACGAGTCGGTGCCGCCGGCGGCGGCATTGCCGTAGTTGGTGAAGTTCTTCTGGTCGTAGACGGAGAACTTGACGTCGGCGTTGTGCTGCTCGAGGCTCGGGGATAAATCCGGGAAGCAGAAGAGGTTCGCGGCGGAGCAGAAGTCCGGGAGACGAGTCGGGAGCGAGTTCTGGGCGGCGAGTTTGGCGAAAGTGGCGGACTCGACGGCGTTAAGCGGTGAAGCCTTGGAGATGAGAAACTCCGATCTGATGGATGATTTGTCGCTGCGGATCTCTTTGTTCCAGTAACGGACAAGAGATGCTTTGGGAGTGAATGGATTCTCCTGCGCCGAGTAACCGCCGCCGATTAACCGTCCTCCGACGAAAGCAACCTAACACGCATTGATTCAACAACAAGATCAAACCAAAACCAGTAACCGCTAATTCATCATCAATCGACTATATAACAATAACTGATAATCAGacaaatcaaaatgaaaaagaCAGAGCCATCGAATCACATTCTAGAAACAGCAGTTACGAGATTCAAAGAGTTTTGCTTGCTTACATTGAAGAGACAGAACAAGAACGATTGGAGAAGAAGCAACGGTTTGAGCATTGTTTGGTTCTtagtgagagaagaagaagatatggaGCAGAGAAGAGATTGGTGGGCTTGTTGGTTTTTAGAGCAGATTGTgtagtatatatatagagagaagcCAAAAAAGCCTACACCCATTATATTTTCTTGACAACCACCAAAAACTTACacatttaaattcaaaatatattaacttcATTTATTTACTAGTTACATTAATTGTGTATAGTTGTATGATCttagtataaataaataaataatgacATTAGATTGGAA belongs to Brassica rapa cultivar Chiifu-401-42 chromosome A07, CAAS_Brap_v3.01, whole genome shotgun sequence and includes:
- the LOC103831568 gene encoding polygalacturonase 1 beta-like protein 3; amino-acid sequence: MGVGFFGFSLYIYYTICSKNQQAHQSLLCSISSSSLTKNQTMLKPLLLLQSFLFCLFNVAFVGGRLIGGGYSAQENPFTPKASLVRYWNKEIRSDKSSIRSEFLISKASPLNAVESATFAKLAAQNSLPTRLPDFCSAANLFCFPDLSPSLEQHNADVKFSVYDQKNFTNYGNAAAGGTDSFKTYSKDGNVVTDSFRRYSRNAAGHDDKFTVYGDSSNVVEENFNSYGTFGTGGTGEFTNYQNGVNNPTSRFTAYSDGGNGKAQSFKTYTHEANAGDGQSFTSYGKNGNGVPNEFASYGVSANVIGSGFSNYGEKGNAANDSFTSYGSDGNVPQNNFKNYGASGNAASDTFANYRDKSNVGDDSFSSYAKDSNSGTAKFNNYGQSFNPGSETFTGYGKGAEGHKISFKTYTPNSTFKDYAKNGVGFAKYNVSSTSATLGDGKTVNKWIEPGKFFREASLKEGTVIPMPDIKDKMPKRSFLPRSIISKLPFSTSKLAEINKIFHAGENSTMEKIISDAVTECERSPSVGETKRCVGSAEDMIDFATSVLGRSVVLRTTENVAGSKQKVMIGKVNGINGGKVTKAVSCHQSLYPYLMYYCHSVPKVRVYEADLLDLKSKTKINHGIAICHMDTSSWGPKHGAFLALGSKPGLIEVCHWIFENDMNWAIAD